The proteins below come from a single Pseudarthrobacter sp. SSS035 genomic window:
- a CDS encoding GNAT family N-acetyltransferase, translated as MWEVLEPVIRSGETFTWDRDTTEDDARARWFKDAPGQAFVAVTADGGVIGTGELHPNQGGAGSHVANAGYMVHSGHGGKGVARALCAYSLEAARDAGFRAMQFNAVVEINVRAVAVWQGMGFEILATIPEAFKHPTLGYVGLHVMYRKL; from the coding sequence ATGTGGGAGGTGCTGGAGCCAGTCATCCGGTCGGGCGAGACGTTCACCTGGGACCGGGACACCACGGAGGACGACGCCCGGGCCCGCTGGTTCAAGGATGCCCCCGGCCAGGCGTTTGTGGCCGTGACGGCCGACGGCGGCGTGATCGGCACCGGCGAGCTGCATCCCAACCAGGGCGGCGCGGGCAGCCACGTGGCCAACGCCGGCTACATGGTCCACAGCGGCCACGGCGGCAAAGGCGTGGCACGGGCTTTGTGCGCCTACTCCCTGGAGGCGGCCCGGGACGCGGGCTTCCGGGCCATGCAGTTCAACGCCGTCGTGGAAATCAATGTCCGCGCGGTGGCCGTCTGGCAGGGGATGGGCTTCGAAATCCTCGCCACCATTCCTGAGGCGTTCAAGCACCCGACGCTGGGATATGTGGGCCTGCACGTGATGTACCGGAAGCTCTAG
- a CDS encoding 6-phospho-beta-glucosidase has product MRLMIAGGGGFRVPVVYRALASRAFAGLVSELVLFDVDPARLSAISAVLRAMPESDGGASAGANARAQPPTVRTTTSLPEALAGTDLVFAAIRPGGTAGRINDERVAQDLGLLGQETTGAGGISYALRTIPEMLHLARQMQEHCPDAWLINFTNPAGMVTEALLPVLGRRVIGICDSAGGLVQRAARAAGLALPDGRLDGVGYYGLNHLGWLYRLESGGQDLLPALLSDPGALGTFEEGRLFPQPFLKELGALPNEYLYYYYQRDGAAAAMRAMAQTRGESIHHQQAELYPRLASAGTDAYALWDAARRSREEGYLAEARTHGEQRDEADLAGGGYERVALAVMRALAGAGDAQLILNTPNTLPSDPGGVTAHGSTSAEPAIPGLPADAVVEVPCTVTPDGAVPLPQSAPGAEQLTLLRRVKDVERLTVRAATHGDRAAAVDAFGRHPLVDSPALGAKLLAGYEREFPSLLGLWRG; this is encoded by the coding sequence ATGCGGCTTATGATTGCCGGCGGCGGCGGATTCCGCGTGCCGGTTGTGTACCGGGCTCTGGCGTCCCGCGCGTTTGCGGGGCTGGTCAGCGAACTGGTGCTGTTCGACGTCGACCCCGCCCGCCTCAGCGCCATCAGCGCGGTACTGCGCGCCATGCCCGAATCCGACGGCGGTGCTTCCGCCGGCGCCAACGCTCGTGCCCAGCCACCCACCGTGCGCACCACCACCTCCCTGCCGGAGGCCCTGGCGGGTACAGACCTGGTGTTCGCGGCGATCCGCCCGGGCGGCACGGCCGGCCGGATCAACGACGAACGCGTGGCCCAGGACCTTGGCCTGCTCGGCCAGGAAACCACCGGCGCGGGCGGCATCTCCTACGCCCTGCGAACCATCCCCGAGATGCTGCACCTTGCCCGGCAGATGCAGGAACACTGCCCGGACGCCTGGCTGATCAACTTCACCAACCCGGCCGGCATGGTCACCGAAGCCCTGCTGCCGGTCCTTGGCCGGAGGGTCATCGGGATCTGCGATTCCGCGGGCGGGCTGGTGCAGCGGGCGGCCCGCGCCGCCGGCCTGGCGCTGCCGGACGGAAGGCTCGACGGCGTGGGCTACTACGGGCTGAACCACCTGGGCTGGCTCTACCGGCTGGAGTCCGGCGGCCAGGATCTGCTGCCCGCACTGCTGTCGGACCCCGGCGCCCTCGGTACCTTCGAGGAAGGCCGGCTCTTCCCGCAGCCGTTCCTCAAGGAACTCGGCGCCCTGCCCAACGAATACCTCTATTACTACTACCAGCGGGACGGCGCCGCCGCGGCCATGCGCGCCATGGCCCAGACCCGCGGCGAGTCCATCCACCACCAGCAGGCCGAGCTGTACCCGCGGCTCGCCTCAGCCGGAACGGACGCCTACGCGTTGTGGGACGCCGCCCGCCGCTCGCGGGAGGAAGGCTACCTCGCCGAGGCCCGGACCCACGGCGAGCAGCGCGACGAGGCCGACCTTGCCGGCGGGGGCTACGAACGCGTCGCCCTGGCCGTGATGCGCGCGCTGGCAGGGGCCGGGGACGCCCAGCTCATCCTCAACACGCCCAACACTCTTCCGTCCGATCCTGGCGGGGTGACCGCCCACGGCAGCACCTCCGCGGAACCGGCCATTCCGGGACTGCCGGCGGACGCCGTCGTCGAGGTCCCCTGCACGGTAACGCCCGACGGCGCGGTGCCGCTTCCGCAGTCAGCTCCGGGAGCGGAGCAACTCACCCTCCTCCGGCGCGTCAAGGACGTTGAGCGGCTCACCGTCCGGGCAGCGACGCACGGCGACCGGGCGGCCGCCGTCGACGCTTTTGGCCGGCATCCCCTGGTGGACTCCCCTGCCCTCGGTGCCAAGCTGCTGGCCGGCTACGAGCGCGAGTTCCCTTCGCTGCTGGGGCTTTGGCGCGGCTAG
- a CDS encoding carbohydrate kinase family protein encodes MDAIPDRRFDPLSTVRAPSDGGFDLLLAGTVFQDIIFTGLPHAPEPGTEIWSEGMGSCPGGVANQAIAAARLGLRTGLAAAFGDDGYGDYNWKILAGQEHVDLSLSRRIPGWHSPVTVSLSVQNDRSLVTHGHPAPVTSSELIGSPPQALAGIAALDAEIEPWAVAAHQAGVKLFGDVGWDPSGEWAPVRLENLQYFHAFLPNQREAMAFTGKDNPWSALYALADRVPVAVVTLGAQGAMAVDSETGEEEWVPSLPVAAYDPTGAGDCFDAAFIVGSLAGWPLGNRLRFANLCASLAVQEVGGSLAAPGWGDIADWWKRANSRPERQSSQWLRRFGFLEDIVSDVPLAAQRRATATIAHLSDA; translated from the coding sequence ATGGACGCCATCCCGGACCGCCGCTTCGATCCGCTCTCAACCGTCCGCGCACCGTCCGACGGCGGGTTCGACCTGCTGCTGGCAGGCACGGTTTTCCAAGACATCATCTTCACCGGATTGCCGCACGCGCCCGAGCCGGGCACGGAAATCTGGAGCGAAGGCATGGGCAGCTGCCCCGGCGGCGTCGCGAACCAGGCCATTGCGGCGGCGAGGCTGGGACTGCGCACGGGACTCGCAGCCGCCTTCGGCGACGACGGCTACGGCGACTACAACTGGAAAATCCTGGCCGGGCAGGAACACGTGGACCTGAGCCTGTCGCGCCGCATCCCTGGGTGGCATTCCCCGGTTACCGTCTCACTCAGCGTCCAGAACGACCGTTCGCTGGTGACGCATGGCCACCCGGCCCCCGTGACGTCGTCGGAACTGATCGGTTCGCCGCCGCAGGCGCTCGCCGGCATTGCCGCATTGGACGCTGAGATCGAGCCGTGGGCGGTGGCCGCGCACCAGGCGGGGGTCAAGCTGTTCGGGGACGTGGGCTGGGATCCCAGCGGGGAGTGGGCTCCGGTGCGGCTGGAGAACCTGCAGTATTTCCATGCTTTCCTGCCCAACCAGCGTGAGGCCATGGCGTTCACGGGGAAGGACAATCCGTGGTCCGCGCTGTACGCGCTGGCGGACCGCGTGCCCGTGGCCGTGGTGACGCTCGGCGCGCAGGGTGCCATGGCCGTGGACTCGGAAACCGGAGAGGAAGAGTGGGTGCCGTCGCTGCCGGTGGCCGCCTACGATCCCACCGGGGCCGGCGATTGCTTCGACGCGGCCTTCATCGTGGGCAGCCTGGCCGGCTGGCCGCTGGGCAACCGGCTCCGCTTTGCCAACCTCTGCGCCTCCCTGGCCGTGCAGGAGGTGGGCGGATCGCTGGCGGCGCCTGGCTGGGGAGACATCGCCGACTGGTGGAAGCGGGCCAACTCCCGGCCGGAACGCCAGAGCAGCCAGTGGCTTCGCCGCTTCGGTTTCCTGGAAGACATTGTCAGCGACGTCCCGCTGGCAGCGCAGCGCCGGGCCACCGCCACCATCGCGCACCTGTCCGACGCCTGA
- the alr gene encoding alanine racemase → MTYPVTTGDFRAASGPDPQYERSAVIDLDAIRHNVRRLADAASPAKVMAVVKADAYGHGAVPVARAALEAGASWLGVAHISEALALRAAGIDAPLLAWLHTAESNFAAAVAAGVDIGCSGWELDRIVAAARDQERPARIHLKVDTGLGRNGVALDAWDQLLGEAMEYQDQGLLRVVGIFSHLSVADEPQRPETDEQLAAFREVLAVAEDAGVDPEVRHLANTPATLSRPDTHFDMVRVGLGIYGLSPFEGQTSAELGLRPAMTLRTLVSQCKQVPDGQGVSYGLRYRTSGPSTLALIPLGYADGVPRIATGGPVRVAGRTYPVVGRIAMDQMVIDLGNIGPAGAELFGAEAVLFGNGDDGGPTADEWAVAAGTNNYEIVTRISPRVPRRYINDSPAVEPSDSRTDGDAHDAGQATP, encoded by the coding sequence GTGACTTATCCCGTAACAACCGGTGACTTCCGCGCGGCCTCAGGACCTGATCCTCAGTACGAGCGGTCCGCCGTCATTGACCTGGACGCCATCCGCCACAACGTGCGGCGGCTGGCGGACGCGGCCTCACCCGCGAAGGTCATGGCCGTGGTGAAGGCCGACGCCTACGGACACGGCGCGGTTCCGGTGGCCCGGGCCGCCCTCGAAGCCGGCGCATCCTGGCTGGGCGTAGCGCACATCTCCGAGGCGCTGGCACTGCGGGCCGCGGGCATCGACGCCCCCCTGCTGGCCTGGCTGCACACGGCGGAAAGCAACTTCGCCGCAGCGGTGGCTGCCGGCGTCGACATCGGCTGCTCCGGCTGGGAACTGGACCGGATTGTGGCCGCCGCGCGGGACCAGGAACGTCCCGCCCGGATCCACCTGAAAGTGGACACGGGCCTGGGCCGGAACGGCGTAGCGCTCGATGCCTGGGACCAGCTGCTGGGCGAAGCCATGGAGTACCAGGACCAGGGCCTCCTGCGCGTGGTGGGCATCTTCTCCCACCTGTCCGTGGCAGATGAACCCCAACGGCCGGAAACCGATGAACAATTGGCGGCCTTTCGCGAGGTGCTGGCTGTGGCCGAGGACGCCGGTGTGGACCCCGAAGTCCGCCACCTGGCCAACACCCCCGCCACGCTGTCCCGCCCCGATACTCACTTTGACATGGTCCGCGTGGGCCTTGGCATCTACGGCCTGTCGCCCTTTGAAGGCCAGACGTCCGCCGAACTGGGCCTCCGCCCCGCGATGACGCTGCGGACGCTGGTGTCCCAGTGCAAGCAGGTCCCCGACGGGCAGGGCGTCTCCTACGGCCTGCGCTACCGCACCAGCGGCCCCAGCACCCTGGCGCTGATCCCGCTGGGCTACGCCGACGGTGTGCCCCGCATTGCAACCGGCGGTCCCGTCCGGGTGGCCGGCCGGACCTACCCCGTGGTGGGCCGGATCGCCATGGACCAGATGGTCATCGACCTCGGCAACATCGGCCCCGCGGGTGCGGAGCTCTTCGGCGCCGAGGCGGTGCTGTTCGGGAACGGGGACGACGGCGGGCCCACCGCGGATGAATGGGCGGTCGCCGCCGGCACGAACAACTACGAGATCGTGACCCGGATCAGCCCGCGGGTGCCCCGCCGGTACATTAACGACAGTCCCGCCGTCGAGCCTTCCGACAGCCGCACTGACGGCGACGCTCACGACGCCGGGCAGGCGACACCGTGA
- the tsaE gene encoding tRNA (adenosine(37)-N6)-threonylcarbamoyltransferase complex ATPase subunit type 1 TsaE yields MSVPGVAERPTWEQTLRVTTADETHALGAALGAELQAGDLLVLTGELGAGKTTFTQGLGEGLGVRAGIISPTFVLVRIHPNLPDGPRPGGPDLVHVDAYRLGSASEIDDIDLENTLDSSVTVVEWGRGRVEHLSESRLEVDLHRAIGLDAIGAAEPMPGHTEILDFDTEDLDEPRTIVLRGFGPRWSMKPVLGGAFEGTP; encoded by the coding sequence GTGAGCGTGCCGGGGGTGGCGGAGCGGCCCACCTGGGAACAGACGCTGAGAGTCACGACGGCGGATGAGACGCACGCGCTCGGTGCCGCTTTAGGGGCGGAGCTGCAGGCCGGGGATCTGTTGGTGCTGACCGGCGAGCTGGGTGCCGGGAAGACCACCTTCACGCAGGGGCTCGGCGAAGGCCTGGGCGTGCGCGCAGGAATTATTTCTCCCACGTTTGTCCTGGTCCGCATCCATCCCAACCTGCCCGACGGCCCGCGGCCCGGTGGCCCGGACCTCGTGCACGTGGACGCGTACCGGCTGGGGTCGGCGTCGGAAATTGACGATATTGACCTGGAAAACACGCTGGACTCGTCCGTGACCGTCGTGGAGTGGGGGCGCGGCCGGGTGGAGCACCTGAGCGAGAGCCGGCTGGAAGTGGACCTGCACCGGGCGATCGGGCTGGACGCCATAGGGGCCGCGGAACCAATGCCCGGCCACACCGAAATCCTCGACTTTGACACCGAGGACCTCGACGAACCCCGCACTATCGTGCTGCGCGGGTTTGGTCCCCGCTGGAGCATGAAACCTGTCCTCGGCGGCGCCTTCGAAGGGACACCGTGA